The genomic DNA AGCGCTATAGACCGAAATTTTTATACAACCTTAAGCGTAAAAAAACTGCATAAGTGACGATTTATCACTTACACAGTCTATAAAGGTTTTGCTATTTAAAATAAAATGGTTTCATACATTAAAAATGGTTATTTTCGATAAAGACGAATTTGAATTTCAACGTAATCATCATGTTCTTTTTCACGTTGTTCGTATTTGATACCATTCGCACTGACTTCCAACAAGCTATCCGCAATAATATCACGTGCGGCTGAAACATCTTGGATAAATTCAGGAGGGGTCGCAACGACTTTCTCTCCTTCAATATCTTTTTCAACAGGCATTTTCAACCGATCTTCTGTTTGTTTGACGTTTAATTGCTCTGTTAAAATGATATGCAACATTTCTTCTTGTCGTTCAGGTGTTTGTCCTACTAGCGCTCGCGCATGACGCTCAGTAATTCGATGTTCCCGTACTGCTTCTAACACGACAGGCGTTAATTTCAATAGGCGCAATTTATTCGCAATGAAACTTTGACTTTTTCCGACACTTTTAGCGAGTTCAGCTTGAGTAATACCTTCAAACGCCAACAGTTTTTTATAAGCCTCTGCTTCTTCAATCGCTGATAAATTTTCACGTTGAATATTTTCTATCAATGCTACGACAGCTGTTTCTTCATCATCTAAATGACGGATTAAAACCTCTGCCTCAGTCTTTTGATTCATTTGTAACGCACGAAAACGACGTTCACCTGCAATGATTTCGTACATATTTTCTTCAATCGGTCTTACTACAATAGGTTGTAACAAACCATGAGCGCTTATAGATTCAGCTAATTCTTCAATCCGTGCAGTATCAAACTTTTGGCGTGGTTGATAACGGTTCGGAACAATTCGCTCAATTTTAATCGATTCGACACCTTGATTTTCCGCTTCACTGGCATCTAGTAAGTCGTCTTTATTTTTTAATCCAAACAACTTAGAAAAGGGTTTCTTCATTTTTATTCGCTCCCCTTAATATTCCAAAATACATTTTTGTTATTCTACAAGTGGTGTTTTATTGGGTGTTCCGGGTTTTCTTGGGTATTTCTTAGGTGTTTGACTCCGCTTTTCAATTGTAATAATTTGACGCTCACCTGCATCTTCTGGAAGCGTAAATGTATCGATTTGGCGAATTTTGCCACCTAAGACACCTATAGCAAAGCGTGCTTCATCAAGTTCTTCTTGTCCTTTTGATGATTTTAAAGCTAAAAAGAGACCTTGCTTTTTCACGAGTGGTATACACAATTCACTTAATACCGACATTCTCGCAACAGCACGTGCTGTTACGATGTCAAAAGACGCCCGGTAGTCTTCCTGCTTCCCAAACGTTTCAGCGCGATCATGTACAAATCGGACACCTTCAAGCTCTAACGCATCTGCCAATTGATTTAAAAATTGAATCCGCTTATTTAACGAGTCAACAATTGTAACGTGAATTTCTGGAAACATAATTTTTAAAGGAATACTTGGAAATCCTGCACCCGCACCCACATCACACAAACTTAACGGTTGGTTAAAATCATGGTAAAAACTAGGTGTTACAGAATCATAAAAATGCTTAAGATACACTTCATGTTCCTCTGTAA from Staphylococcus schleiferi includes the following:
- a CDS encoding ParB/RepB/Spo0J family partition protein, which translates into the protein MKKPFSKLFGLKNKDDLLDASEAENQGVESIKIERIVPNRYQPRQKFDTARIEELAESISAHGLLQPIVVRPIEENMYEIIAGERRFRALQMNQKTEAEVLIRHLDDEETAVVALIENIQRENLSAIEEAEAYKKLLAFEGITQAELAKSVGKSQSFIANKLRLLKLTPVVLEAVREHRITERHARALVGQTPERQEEMLHIILTEQLNVKQTEDRLKMPVEKDIEGEKVVATPPEFIQDVSAARDIIADSLLEVSANGIKYEQREKEHDDYVEIQIRLYRK
- the rsmG gene encoding 16S rRNA (guanine(527)-N(7))-methyltransferase RsmG translates to MSVEWLATQLGAHGLTVSDKQKQQFEKYYEMLVEWNEKINLTSITEEHEVYLKHFYDSVTPSFYHDFNQPLSLCDVGAGAGFPSIPLKIMFPEIHVTIVDSLNKRIQFLNQLADALELEGVRFVHDRAETFGKQEDYRASFDIVTARAVARMSVLSELCIPLVKKQGLFLALKSSKGQEELDEARFAIGVLGGKIRQIDTFTLPEDAGERQIITIEKRSQTPKKYPRKPGTPNKTPLVE